The following are encoded in a window of Primulina eburnea isolate SZY01 chromosome 4, ASM2296580v1, whole genome shotgun sequence genomic DNA:
- the LOC140830332 gene encoding glutathione S-transferase T3-like — protein sequence MPIENKPPTPTFVPETQLSDRETRVDLENVQNTDVDVEGTKKRIICKKEEDELLARSYVTMSDDPVIGNDQKGNDFWRRVADYYNDNRPAGSSRRALNVIRSHWHNTVQKKVNHFNANYNSVYNTYRSGHSDEDILRFAYEKYRDENNGVAFNLEHVWRIMKTRPLFTPQSDDHLVGTKKARISESGASNTSSNKDASIDLDINEEEIRPIGQKTAKRRGKNKAKSSMEDLTTRYDSLFESFNQYTDIKKNESEWKQKELAIDVVLVE from the coding sequence ATGCCAATCGAAAACAAGCCGCCAACTCCTACGTTTGTCCCAGAGACTCAGTTGTCCGACCGTGAAACACGAGTTGATCTCGAAAATGTGCAAAATACTGATGTAGATGTTGAGGGTACGAAGAAGCGAATAATATGTAAAAAGGAGGAAGACGAGCTACTAGCGAGATCGTATGTCACAATGAGTGATGACCCAGTCATCGGCAATGATCAGAAGGGGAATGATTTCTGGAGACGTGTTGCGGACTACTACAATGACAATCGTCCCGCTGGTTCATCTCGGAGAGCTTTAAACGTGATTCGATCTCATTGGCACAATACCGTCCAAAAAAAGGTAAATCACTTCAACGCAAATTATAATAGTGTTTACAATACTTATCGAAGCGGCCATAGTGATGAAGACATATTGCGGTTTGCATATGAAAAATATCGTGATGAAAATAATGGAGTTGCATTTAATCTGGAGCATGTGTGGAGAATCATGAAAACACGTCCACTGTTCACTCCACAGTCCGATGATCACTTGGTTGGTACAAAGAAAGCGAGAATCTCAGAGTCGGGGGCTAGCAACACCTCATCGAACAAAGATGCGagtattgatttagatataAATGAAGAAGAGATTCGTCCAATTGGTCAAAAAACCGCAAAAAGAAGAGGTAAAAACAAAGCAAAATCATCGATGGAGGATTTGACAACCAGATACGACAGTTTGTTCGAAAGTTTTAATCAGTATACAGACATAAAGAAGAACGAATCTGAATGGAAACAAAAAGAACTTGCAATAGATGTAGTATTAGTAGAATAA